Part of the Janibacter endophyticus genome is shown below.
CGTCTCCCCGCACGCCCGGAGCTCGATGGCCGACGACCTCGAGCGGGGCCGCCGGACCGAGATCGACGAGCTCCAGGGTGTCGTCGTCGTGCTCGGCGAGCGTTACGGCATCCCCACCCCGGTCAGCGAGCGGCTCGTCGAGCTCGTCGTCGACGCCGAGCAGCAGGCCATCGCGGGCAAGGACGTCCCGCGGTACACCGGACCCCAGCTGAGAGAGGCGGTCGGGCTGTGAGCGCCTACCGGATCTGCGTCGTGTGCACCGGCAACATCTGCCGCTCGCCGATGGGCGAGTTCATCCTCCGTGAGCGCCTCGAGGCGGCGGGCCTGGGCGACCAGGTCGTCGTCGACTCAGCCGGCACGACCGCGTGGGAGGAGGGCAACCCCGCCGACCCGCGCACGCTCGACGTGCTGCGCCGCAACGGTCACGGGACCGACTACTCAGGCCACCGGGCACGGGTCTTCGACCGGGCCTGGCTGCCCGCCCTCGACCTCGTGCTCGCGGCCGACCACGGGCACTGGTCGACGCTGCGCAAGATGGCGCGACGCGACGAGGACCGGGCGAAGATCCGGATGTTCCGCTCCTTCGACGCCACCGGCCTCGACGAGGCGGAGCAGGCGATGGACGACCCCTGGTACGGCGACGACGCCTCCTTCGACCAGACCTACGCCGAGGTCGTCGCGGCGGCGGACGGGGTCGTCGACTTCGTCCGGGAGGAGCTCGCCCGGCGAGGCTGAGGGGGCAGGCAGACCGAAGGGGGATCCCCGGCGTCGGGGATCCCCCTTCGTCGTCGGCGGGGGCGGTCAGCGACCGGGCTCGTCGGCCCGGCCGGGGTGGCGGCGGAGCCGACCGGGCTCACGCTCGAGGCCACGCTCTCGGTCGAGTCCGTCGCTGTGCAGCTGGTCGTGGTCGGCCACCGGCTCACGGTCGACGGGACGCCCGGGGTCGCCCACAGGGCGCTCCCGTCGGAGGTCGTCGTCCAGGCCCCGGTCGAGGTCGCCGTCGTGGTGCAGGTCGCGCTCCAGGGCTGCGCCACCCAGGCCCGAGGCGTCACCCTGCGAGCGGTAGTACTCGTGGATCTGCGCCTCCTGGTCGGGCTCGAGGTGCCCGTCCTCGGAGATGTTCGGCGCATCCTTGATGACGTCCTTGGTGTACGGGACGCGGATCTCCTCGCCGGAACCTGGGCGCCGCGCAGCGGGACGAAGCTCTCGTTGCTCCCGAAGAGGCCGGTCTTGACGGTGACGAAGCTCGGCTCGCCGGTGGCGTCGTCGAGATAGACCTGTCCGACCCCACCGACCTTGTCGCCCGTGCTGTCGATGACGTCCGCGCGCTGGAGGGCGTCGATGTCGTGGTCGTGGTTCATCCTTGCTCCTGTTCGTGGCCCGGTCCGGGCCGTGCAGTCGTTCCGGATATCTCGGCGGCCGTCGAGCGGGATGCGCCACTGGTCCGCCACGGCCGGGCATCCCGACCTGCTCCCACGGTAGGGCTCGGGGCCGCGTCACGAGGACGGAAGAAGGGGGTGTTCTCGCAGGTCAGCGAGCTGGATCTGCGATATGGGCCACCCTGCTCGGACCCCGCGCGCGCACCTCACGGGGACTGGGACAATGAGGGCATGCAGAGCCTCGCCACCGCCCACCCGCAGATCGCCCTCGGAGCCCTCGACGGCCGCTACCGCCCGGCGGTCGCCGCCCTCGTCGACCACCTCTCCGAGCCGGCGCTGAACCGGATGCGGGTGCACGTCGAGGTCGAGTGGCTCATCCACCTCACCGAGCAGCAGGTCGTGCCGGGCGTCCGGGCCTTCACCGGGGACGAGAAGGCCCGGCTGCGGCAGGTCGTCGAGACCTTCGGCCCCGACGAGATCGACGAGATGGCGGCGACCGAGAAGGTCACCCAGCACGACGTCAAGGCGGTCGAGTACTTCCTCAAGGCGCGGCTGCGCGAGATCGCCCCGGCCGACGCGGACGCCGGCCTCGCCGAGCTCATCCACTTCTGCTGCACGAGCGAGGACATCAACAACCTCTCGTACGCCCTCATGGTCCAGGGCGCTGTGCAGCAGGTCTGGCTCCCCCGGGCCGAGGCGCTCGTCGAGACGCTCGCGACGATGGCCTCCGACCTGCGCGAGGTCCCGCTGCTCGCCCACACCCACGGCCAGCCGGCGACGCCGACGACGATGGGCAAGGAGCTGGCCGTGCTCACCTACCGCCTCCAGCGCCAGCTGCGCCGCATCGCCGGCGCGGAGTACCTCGGCAAGATCAACGGCGCGACCGGCACCTACGGCGCGCACCTCGCCGCCGTCCCCGGCGCGGACTGGCAGGAGATCAGCCGGACCTTCGTCGAGGGCCTCGGCCTGACGTGGAACCCGCTGACCACACAGATCGAGAGCCACGACTGGCAGGCCGAGGTCTACGCCGACATCGCCCGCTTCAACCGGGTGCTGCACAACATGTGCACCGACGTCTGGACGTACATCTCGATGGGCTACTTCGCCCAGGTGCGCGGGCAGGGCACGGTCGGCTCGAGCACGATGCCGCACAAGGTCAACCCGATCCGCTTCGAGAACGCCGAGGCCAACCTCGAGGTCTCGACGGCCCTGCTCGACGTGCTCGCGAGCACGCTCGTCCAGTCTCGGCTGCAGCGTGACCTCACCGACAGCTCGATGCAGCGCAACATCGGCACGGCCATCGGGCACAGCCTCCTCGCCATCGACAACGCGACCCGGGGCCTCGCCGGTCTCGACGCGGTCCCCGAGGCGATGGCCGCCGACCTCGACGCGAACTGGGAGGTGCTCGGCGAGCCCGTCCAGTCGGCGATGCGGGCGCTCGGTGCCCAGGGCGTGCCCGGCATGCAGGAGCCCTACGAGCGGCTCAAGGAGCTGACCCGCGGTCGGCGGATCAGGCAGGCCGAGCTCGTGGAGTTCGTCCGGGGCCTCGGGCTCCCGGCGGAGGTCGAGGAGCGCCTCGCGGCGATGACCCCGCAGACCTACATCGGGATCGCGCCGGAACTCGTCGACCACCTCGACTGACCCCCGTCTGCAGAAGGGGTGCGAGGCGCCTCAGGCGAGACGAACCTGCGAGGCGTTGTCCTCGGCGGGCAGGCCACCCTCGACGAGCGAGGCAAAGACCTTCTGCCGGTTGAACTGCATCATCCCGCCGCTCGTCGTGAGGAAGGCGGTGTCCGCCGCGTCCCGGCCGGTCGCGATGCGCACCATCGACTCGCGCGGCGCGAGCTGGGTGGCGTCGACGATGTGCCAGGCGCCGTCCACCCACGCCTCGGCGACGGCGTGGAAGTCCATCGGCGACAGCCCCGGCGCGTAGACCGACACGAGCCGGGCCGGGGTCCCGAGCGCGCGCAGGAGCGCGATGACGACGTGCGCGTAGTCGCGGCAGACGCCCTGCCCCGCGAGCATCGTGTCGACCGCGCCGTCGGTGCCCCGCGAGCTGCCCGAGATGTAGTCGAAGTGCTCGTGCACGTAGCCGGCGACGGCGTTGACCCGGTCCATCCCGCGCTCCTTCGGGAAGAGGCGCAGCGCGGTGGCCGCGAGCCGGTCGGACTCGGCGTAGCGGCTCTGCCGCATGAAGACCCACCGGTCGTACTCGACGCCGAGGCCGGTCGGGACGTCGGTCGGCCGGGTGATGTCGACGGTCGCCTCGTAGGTCACCTCGAGCCACCCGGTGCCCACGTCCTCGACGAGGTGCAGGCGGGTGCCATGGTCGCCACGGAGCTCGGTCGGGGTGACCTCCTTGCCGGCGGCGTGGACGAGCAGCGTCTCGTCGAGGATCGCGTGGGCGTCGGAGACCGCGAAGGACAGCAGCGCCGAGCGGACCTGGTTGGTCCCGTACGCGAAGGTGCAGCCGACCTTCGCCGTCATCGGCGTGGTCTCGAAGGTCTCGGCCAGGGGGGTGTCCGTCATGCCGCAACCCTCCCCCAGCGTCACGCCGCAGGTCAAAGCCGCGTCGACCCCTTCGCCCCGGCGCCGGAGGCCTGGGCTCAGCGCTGGGCGAGCGCGATGACCTCGGCGGACGGGAGGGCGACGAGATCGGCGGCGTCGACGAGGATCTTGCTGCCCCGGATGCCGGACCCGATGACGACCTCGCCGGCGGCGGCGACCCCTTCGTCGATGAGGACGGGCCAGTCCGCGGGCAGGCCGATCGGGGTGATCCCGCCGTACTCCATCCCGGTGAGCGCGACCGCCTCGTCCATCGGGGCGAAGGAGACCTTGCGGACGTCGAGGTGGCGGCGGATGACGTTGTTGATGTCGGCGCGGTCGGTGGCCAGGACGAGCACGGCGGCGTAGCGCAGCTCACCGGCGCGCCTGCCGGCGACGACGACGCAGTTGGCCGATGACGAAGGGGGTGAGTCGTACGCCTCGCAGAAGGCGGCCGTGTCAGCCAGGTCCGGGTCGATGGGCGCCACCTTCGCCGAGGGGGTGCAGGCCGCGGCTGCCGCGACCGGCGGGGCCAGGAGGTCGTCCGCCTCGGCGGCAGGGGTCCAGGTGAGGTTGCCGGCTGCGGTGCTCATGGGTCGAGCCTAGGCACCGGGCCGGACGCCCTACGGTGGCGGGGTGAGCCAGGACGAGAGACCGGGGACGACCGCCAGGACGGAGACGACAGTGATCGAGAGACGACGCCCCGGGTGGCGCGAGCTCTCGCCACCCCTGACCACCACGCTCATTGCGCTCGCCCTCGTCGGCGAGGTGCTCTGGGCCGCCCTCGTCCTCACCGGACGCATCGACCTCTCCCCGCATGGCGTGCCGGCGGTGGTCGCAGCCGACCCGGTCGTGGCCGAGAGCATCGTCCGCGCCTACGACGACCTGCCTGGGGACCCCTTCGCCCTGCGGGCCGTCCCGGACGAGGCGACCGCCCGGGCCGCGCTCGCCGACGGCTCGGCCCAGGCCGCCCTGGTCGTCGACCTCACCGGCGCCACCGACCGGCTGCTGCTCCCGACCAGCAACGACCCCGCGCTCGACACGGCGGTCCGGGACCGGGTCACGAGGGTGGAGCAGAGCCTCGGCCGGCAGGTCGAGGTCGCGACCGTCGGCCCGGCGGTCGCCGACGGGACCCGCGCCGACGCCTATCGCGCGGTGACGTTGTCGATCCTGCTCGGCTTCGTCGTCGCGGTCGGGACGAGCCTGTACGGCGGCCCGGTCGTGCGCGGCCGCCGCCACGGTCTCCGTCGCTCGCTGCTCGTCGCCGGCCTCACCATCGGCGTCGGCGGTCTGCTCGGTCTCTGGCTGCTCGGGTCGGCCGCGGCGGCTCTCGCCTGCGCGACGGTGGCCCTCACCTCTGCGGCGGTCGCGCTCGCACTCGAGGCACTCTTCGGGTGGGCGGGGCTGGGCCTGTCGGTCGCGCTCTTCCTCGCCACCGGGGCGGCGGTGCTCGTACGGGTCGACCCGCTGCTCGTCGGCCAGCCGTGGTCGACGATCTCCGGCCTGGGGGTGCCCGGGGCCGGCCTCGAGACCGCTCTCGCCGCGGGCCTGCACGACACGGTGGCGCTCGCCCCGCTCTCCGTGGTGCTGTCCTGGCTGACGACGTCGGTGCTGCTCGCCGTGGCGTCCCGGTGGGTCCGGGGACGGCACGACGTGCCCGTGCCGGTGGCCGGGACGCCCCTGCGAGAGATCGCCGGGGAGCGTGGCTGGCGCGTGCGCGTGGTCGCGCTCGTGGCACCGCCGGTGGTGACGATGCTCGCCCTGTCGGTGGTCGTCCCGGCGCACCAGGTCGCCGCCGCTCCCCAGATCGCCTCGCTCGCCGCAAGCTCGTCGTGCGTGGCGACCGGGTCCGTGCGCACGGTCGCGGACCTCAACCGGATCACCCAGCTGCGAGGGACCGAAGAATTCCGCGGCGGGGACGTCGGCGCGGACGCCCTGCTCCAGGACGGGCGTCGGGTATGGCTCTTCGGCGACACCATCCAGGACGGTCCGGCGGGTCCTGGCGGCGTCCGCAACTCGATGCTCATCACCGATGACCGGTGCATCCGCGCGGTGGTCCCCGAGGGCGGCGGCGCCCTCATCCCCGACCGCGCCGACGGGACGGGACCCCGCACCGGCTACTGGCCGATGTCGGTGGTCGTCGACCACCGGACCGGGTACGACCTGCTCTACATCACCACCCAGCGCGTGCGCACCACTGGCTCGGGGGCCTTCGACTTCGAGAACCTCGGACTGTCCGTGGCCGTCGTCGCGGTGACCCCCGGGGGCACCCCTCAGGTACTCGACCGCCGGGACATCGGTCCCGACCGCCCCGGACGCGAGAACCCGACCTGGGGAGGCGCGACGGCTCTCGTCGGGGAGGGTCGTGACCGCTGGCTCTACCTCTACGGCACCGCCAACCCCGGTCTTGACCAGGCGTGGGGGTACTCGCTGCGTGTCGCCCGGGTCCGGCTCGACGACCTGCTCCACGCGGACCGGTGGCGCTACTGGACCGGGAGCTCGTGGTCGCCCGACGCCGCGGACGCCACCGAGGTGATCCCTGCTCGCGACGGGGTCTCCCAGACCCTCAGCGTCTTCACCCGCGACGGTCGCTGGTACGCGCTGAGCAAGCGCAACGACCTGCTCGGCAGCGACATCACCGTCTGGACCGCCGCCGCCCCGACCGGTCCGTGGTCCTCCGGCACCGCCGTGGCCGCCGTCCCTCAGGGCAGCACCGGTCAGTTGCGGTACATGCCCCTGGCACACCCGACCCTCTTCCCCGAGGACGGCACAGTCGTCGCGTCGTACAGCACCAACGACATCGACGTCCACCGGGTCCTCGAGGACCCCCGGCGCTACCGCCCCCACTTCGTCCGGGTCCGCCTGCCCCGGTGATCGGGCGACCCGACCCTGGCGGGTCGTCGCCCCTCGCCGGTACCGTGCGTGGACCACGACGAGGTGAAGGGGGGACCGCTCATGCCCCGACCCGACGGCGGCGGCCTCAGAGGCCGTCGGCGAGCAGCCGAGCGCGCGTGGGAGTCCTGGGTCGACCGCTCCGCCGCGGACCCTGTCACCGCCCCGGCGCAACTCGAGGTCCGCCCCGAGATCCTCGACTCCTGGCGGCGCAGCACCGCGGCAGTGACGCCCGCCGTGACCAGCGCCCCGATGGCCGACGAGACCGAGACGTCGGAGTACTTCGCGGCCTCCCCCCTTCGCCGTGCGGTGCACGACCTGGCCGACGACCTGCGGTCGGTCGCGGACGACGGCGACCTCGTCGTCGCGGTGACCGACCCGCAGACCCGCATCCTGTGGACCTACGGCGGCCGGGCGATGCGGCGCAAGGCCGAGTCGGTCAACTTCGTCGCCGCCGGCCGCTGGGACGAGTCCAGCGTCGGGACGAACGCGCTCAACCTCGCCCTGCGGACCGACGCGACGACCACGGTCTTCTCCGCCGAGCACTACGCCTCGATCATCCACTCGTGGGTGTGCTGGGCGGCACCGGTCCACGACCCGACCACCGGCGCCCAGCTCGGGGTGCTCGACCTCTCCACGACCTGGGACCACGCCCACCCGCTCGGCGCCACGACGGCCCAGGCGCTGGCCCGGTTGCTCGAGAGCCGGCTCGACATCGCGACGCCGGGGGTCGTCGAGGGCGAGCGGGCCGT
Proteins encoded:
- a CDS encoding YbaK/EbsC family protein; its protein translation is MSTAAGNLTWTPAAEADDLLAPPVAAAAACTPSAKVAPIDPDLADTAAFCEAYDSPPSSSANCVVVAGRRAGELRYAAVLVLATDRADINNVIRRHLDVRKVSFAPMDEAVALTGMEYGGITPIGLPADWPVLIDEGVAAAGEVVIGSGIRGSKILVDAADLVALPSAEVIALAQR
- a CDS encoding DUF4185 domain-containing protein; this encodes MIERRRPGWRELSPPLTTTLIALALVGEVLWAALVLTGRIDLSPHGVPAVVAADPVVAESIVRAYDDLPGDPFALRAVPDEATARAALADGSAQAALVVDLTGATDRLLLPTSNDPALDTAVRDRVTRVEQSLGRQVEVATVGPAVADGTRADAYRAVTLSILLGFVVAVGTSLYGGPVVRGRRHGLRRSLLVAGLTIGVGGLLGLWLLGSAAAALACATVALTSAAVALALEALFGWAGLGLSVALFLATGAAVLVRVDPLLVGQPWSTISGLGVPGAGLETALAAGLHDTVALAPLSVVLSWLTTSVLLAVASRWVRGRHDVPVPVAGTPLREIAGERGWRVRVVALVAPPVVTMLALSVVVPAHQVAAAPQIASLAASSSCVATGSVRTVADLNRITQLRGTEEFRGGDVGADALLQDGRRVWLFGDTIQDGPAGPGGVRNSMLITDDRCIRAVVPEGGGALIPDRADGTGPRTGYWPMSVVVDHRTGYDLLYITTQRVRTTGSGAFDFENLGLSVAVVAVTPGGTPQVLDRRDIGPDRPGRENPTWGGATALVGEGRDRWLYLYGTANPGLDQAWGYSLRVARVRLDDLLHADRWRYWTGSSWSPDAADATEVIPARDGVSQTLSVFTRDGRWYALSKRNDLLGSDITVWTAAAPTGPWSSGTAVAAVPQGSTGQLRYMPLAHPTLFPEDGTVVASYSTNDIDVHRVLEDPRRYRPHFVRVRLPR
- the purB gene encoding adenylosuccinate lyase; this translates as MQSLATAHPQIALGALDGRYRPAVAALVDHLSEPALNRMRVHVEVEWLIHLTEQQVVPGVRAFTGDEKARLRQVVETFGPDEIDEMAATEKVTQHDVKAVEYFLKARLREIAPADADAGLAELIHFCCTSEDINNLSYALMVQGAVQQVWLPRAEALVETLATMASDLREVPLLAHTHGQPATPTTMGKELAVLTYRLQRQLRRIAGAEYLGKINGATGTYGAHLAAVPGADWQEISRTFVEGLGLTWNPLTTQIESHDWQAEVYADIARFNRVLHNMCTDVWTYISMGYFAQVRGQGTVGSSTMPHKVNPIRFENAEANLEVSTALLDVLASTLVQSRLQRDLTDSSMQRNIGTAIGHSLLAIDNATRGLAGLDAVPEAMAADLDANWEVLGEPVQSAMRALGAQGVPGMQEPYERLKELTRGRRIRQAELVEFVRGLGLPAEVEERLAAMTPQTYIGIAPELVDHLD
- a CDS encoding transglutaminase-like domain-containing protein, which produces MTDTPLAETFETTPMTAKVGCTFAYGTNQVRSALLSFAVSDAHAILDETLLVHAAGKEVTPTELRGDHGTRLHLVEDVGTGWLEVTYEATVDITRPTDVPTGLGVEYDRWVFMRQSRYAESDRLAATALRLFPKERGMDRVNAVAGYVHEHFDYISGSSRGTDGAVDTMLAGQGVCRDYAHVVIALLRALGTPARLVSVYAPGLSPMDFHAVAEAWVDGAWHIVDATQLAPRESMVRIATGRDAADTAFLTTSGGMMQFNRQKVFASLVEGGLPAEDNASQVRLA
- a CDS encoding low molecular weight protein-tyrosine-phosphatase, whose product is MSAYRICVVCTGNICRSPMGEFILRERLEAAGLGDQVVVDSAGTTAWEEGNPADPRTLDVLRRNGHGTDYSGHRARVFDRAWLPALDLVLAADHGHWSTLRKMARRDEDRAKIRMFRSFDATGLDEAEQAMDDPWYGDDASFDQTYAEVVAAADGVVDFVREELARRG
- a CDS encoding PRC-barrel domain-containing protein; this translates as MNHDHDIDALQRADVIDSTGDKVGGVGQVYLDDATGEPSFVTVKTGLFGSNESFVPLRGAQVPARRSASRTPRTSSRMRRTSPRTGTSSPTRRRRSTSTTARRVTPRAWVAQPWSATCTTTATSTGAWTTTSDGSALWATPGVPSTVSRWPTTTSCTATDSTESVASSVSPVGSAATPAGPTSPVADRPRRRRRGIPDAGDPPSVCLPPQPRRASSSRTKSTTPSAAATTSA